A single window of Larimichthys crocea isolate SSNF chromosome XII, L_crocea_2.0, whole genome shotgun sequence DNA harbors:
- the tmem150b gene encoding modulator of macroautophagy TMEM150B, whose protein sequence is MWLWALLPVCLAVFGTAGIWTVFAVAVTNGSVNLTEGFPYISQCGTYNPQSCLFSQICNICSVLALWIVVIRFQQVRDFGNHGKANIASIVLGFISSLGISLIGNFQQSVLMNIHLLGAFLAFFIGLAYFWVQLFLTYRAQPSQNRCCVGAARTTCCILCTILVIVMAVLHNTGHPSGAAVCEWALVMLFFCLFGLFAAEFRHIDCHQLTVQKQAVGQGHSPATLEMNGCVG, encoded by the exons ATGTGGCTGTGGGCTTTACTCCCCGTCTGCCTGGCTGTCTTTGGCACTGCGGGCATCTGGACTGT GTTTGCCGTGGCTGTAACAAATGGATCAGTCAACCTCACAGAAGGATTCCCGTACATTAG TCAGTGTGGTACTTACAACCCTCAGAGCTGCCTCTTCTCCCAGATCTGCAACATCTGCTCTGTTTTAG ctctgtggATTGTGGTGATCCGCTTCCAGCAGGTCAGAGATTTCGGTAACCATGGAAAGGCTAACATAGCCAGCATTGTCTTGGGATTCATCTCCTCTTTGGGAATCTCTCTCATTGGCAATTTTCAG CAATCAGTCCTGATGAATATTCACCTCTTGGGGGCATTCCTGGCTTTCTTCATTGGTCTGGCCTACTTCTGGGTGCAGTTGTTTCTAACTTATCGAGCTCAGCCGTCTCAGAACCGATGCTGCGTTGGAGCTGCCAGGACCACCTGCTGTATTCTCTGTACCATCCTGGTCATCGTCA TGGCTGTTCTCCACAATACAGGCCATCCATCTGGGGCTGCGGTGTGTGAATGGGCTTTGGTCATGCTCTTCTTCTGCCTGTTCGGCCTCTTTGCAGCTGAGTTCAGACACATCGACTGCCACCAACTCACTGTTCAGAAACAAGCTGTGGGACAAGGCCACAGCCCTGCCACGCTAGAAATGAATGGATGTGTCGGTTGA